From the Verrucomicrobiota bacterium genome, one window contains:
- a CDS encoding transposase, whose product MAKPPPTVVGALRHFLPKLLDQSPRLSAEQKRAIRAITQCRTAALGGHAFACTQCPEVHFAWHSCNHKACPQCGGAHTQQWVKRELNKRVEAPYFLVTFTLPSELRGCFFGSQAREAYDLFFAASAEALRQRLAEDEKGMQAEVSGFTAVLHTWNQKLQFHPHLHFLVPGAGLDQEGRVVRVKYPDFLVVLPSLQAAFRKEMKQALEAKTWQVDPQVWDKDWGVHIQPAGSGEQAIKYLGHYVAKTAIKDGRILDVDEEKVRFRWSDRSDQNRMKSLELPGIEFARRYLNHVLPKGLRSVRYYGYCHPTAKANRLRVKLGTGQRVELGAEPVKEESKK is encoded by the coding sequence GTGGCCAAGCCTCCCCCCACCGTCGTCGGGGCGCTGCGTCATTTTCTGCCGAAACTGTTGGACCAATCACCGCGGCTTTCGGCCGAACAGAAGCGGGCCATCCGGGCGATCACCCAGTGCCGCACGGCGGCGTTGGGAGGCCACGCCTTTGCCTGCACGCAGTGCCCGGAGGTCCATTTCGCGTGGCATTCGTGCAACCACAAGGCTTGTCCGCAGTGCGGCGGGGCGCACACGCAACAGTGGGTGAAACGGGAGCTGAACAAGCGGGTGGAAGCGCCCTACTTCCTGGTGACGTTCACCCTGCCCTCGGAGTTGCGAGGGTGCTTCTTCGGATCCCAAGCCAGGGAAGCCTATGATCTGTTCTTCGCGGCGTCAGCGGAAGCCTTGCGGCAAAGGCTGGCCGAGGATGAGAAGGGCATGCAGGCGGAGGTGAGCGGGTTCACCGCCGTGTTACACACGTGGAATCAGAAGCTGCAATTTCATCCCCACCTTCACTTCCTGGTGCCCGGCGCCGGATTGGATCAGGAGGGCCGGGTGGTGCGAGTAAAGTATCCGGACTTTCTGGTCGTGTTGCCGTCCTTGCAGGCGGCTTTCCGCAAGGAGATGAAGCAGGCGCTGGAAGCCAAGACGTGGCAGGTGGATCCGCAGGTCTGGGACAAGGACTGGGGAGTGCATATCCAACCGGCCGGGAGCGGCGAGCAGGCGATCAAATATCTGGGCCATTATGTGGCTAAAACCGCGATCAAGGACGGACGGATACTCGATGTGGACGAGGAGAAGGTCCGTTTCCGGTGGAGTGATCGATCGGACCAGAACCGGATGAAATCGTTGGAATTGCCGGGGATTGAATTCGCCAGGCGCTACTTGAACCACGTCTTACCGAAGGGACTCAGATCGGTGAGGTATTACGGGTATTGCCATCCGACGGCGAAAGCCAACCGGCTGCGGGTGAAGCTGGGGACCGGTCAGCGGGTGGAACTTGGGGCCGAACCGGTGAAGGAGGAATCGAAGAAA